A genomic segment from Amygdalobacter nucleatus encodes:
- a CDS encoding MATE family efflux transporter has translation MLKLRGKKLWQHGNNDLTEGPILQKLALFVAPLLLTNLLQQLYSTIDLVIIGRFAGKQAFAAVGATGYLVTLLLGLLFGLASGVAVNIAQLKGEGNYCALSLMIHTAYALAIMAGFILMIVGILSSRLLLIMQDTPEAIFDGAWKYLIYTFIGLVPGIIYNFGAAILQALGDSRRPLQLLLLCSFVNLCLDLLFVAVFSWGIDGAAIATVLAQIVSASVLTFYLTHVTADHRLYINKIKLHLPSLIKIIKIGLPASLQATVLNYSNVYIQTMLNGFGVTAVAGSTAVTRIDGFFCLYFNALGNGITTFVGQNYGARRFSRIKRGVHSLLAFGLISGFILCQLAAYYRFNLMAIFTVDESILEAGSELFMAYIPYFFLMALMEILSGTLRGLGNAVVPMAIYIFGICIFRCIYVFIALNINHTLATLFGVYPWSWVVTSTLLILAYIWYCRRKIAKTTDL, from the coding sequence ATGCTTAAATTACGTGGCAAAAAGCTGTGGCAGCATGGCAATAATGATTTAACCGAGGGACCAATTTTACAAAAGTTGGCTTTGTTTGTGGCGCCTTTATTATTAACTAATTTGTTGCAGCAACTTTATTCAACCATCGATTTAGTTATAATTGGTCGTTTTGCTGGTAAGCAAGCTTTTGCAGCTGTAGGTGCAACTGGCTATTTGGTGACATTGCTGTTGGGACTATTGTTTGGCTTAGCAAGTGGTGTAGCTGTTAATATTGCCCAGTTAAAAGGCGAGGGGAATTACTGTGCTTTAAGCTTGATGATCCATACAGCCTATGCTTTAGCCATTATGGCAGGTTTCATCTTGATGATAGTAGGCATTTTATCTAGTCGCTTGCTTTTAATCATGCAGGATACACCAGAAGCTATTTTTGACGGTGCTTGGAAATATTTGATCTATACATTTATCGGCTTGGTGCCTGGCATTATTTACAATTTCGGCGCTGCTATTTTGCAAGCTTTAGGTGATAGCCGTCGGCCTTTACAACTCTTGTTACTTTGTTCATTTGTCAATTTGTGTTTGGATCTTTTATTTGTGGCTGTTTTCAGTTGGGGGATTGATGGAGCAGCGATAGCGACAGTTTTGGCCCAAATAGTTTCAGCTTCAGTTTTAACTTTTTATCTTACCCATGTAACAGCAGATCATCGCTTGTACATTAATAAAATAAAGCTTCATCTGCCGTCTTTAATCAAAATTATCAAAATTGGTTTGCCGGCCTCCTTGCAAGCAACAGTGCTTAATTATTCCAATGTTTACATTCAGACTATGCTAAATGGTTTTGGTGTAACAGCGGTAGCTGGTTCAACGGCTGTGACGAGAATTGATGGCTTTTTCTGCTTGTATTTCAATGCGTTAGGCAACGGTATCACGACCTTTGTTGGCCAAAATTATGGAGCTAGACGTTTTTCAAGAATTAAGCGTGGTGTACATAGCTTGCTTGCTTTCGGCTTGATTTCTGGATTCATTTTGTGCCAACTAGCTGCTTATTATCGCTTTAATTTGATGGCAATATTTACCGTTGATGAGAGTATTTTAGAAGCTGGTAGTGAGTTATTCATGGCTTATATACCTTACTTTTTTCTTATGGCCTTGATGGAAATTTTGTCAGGTACCTTGCGCGGTTTAGGCAATGCTGTAGTGCCGATGGCTATTTATATTTTTGGTATCTGTATTTTCAGATGTATCTATGTTTTCATAGCTTTGAATATTAATCATACATTGGCAACTTTATTCGGTGTTTATCCATGGAGTTGGGTCGTCACAAGTACTTTGCTGATTTTGGCCTATATTTGGTATTGTCGCCGTAAAATAGCCAAAACTACTGACTTATAA